Proteins from a genomic interval of Granulicella sp. L56:
- a CDS encoding DNA gyrase inhibitor YacG: protein MSKALFCPICRKVVLATDEYFPFCSDRCRILDLGKWASGDYKISSPIQDPDELEELARSNSERHPNSSDED from the coding sequence ATGTCCAAAGCACTCTTTTGCCCCATCTGCCGCAAAGTAGTCCTCGCCACCGACGAGTACTTCCCCTTCTGCTCCGACCGCTGCCGCATCCTCGACCTCGGCAAATGGGCCAGCGGCGACTACAAGATCTCCTCCCCGATCCAGGACCCCGACGAACTCGAAGAGCTCGCCCGCTCCAACTCCGAACGCCATCCCAACTCTAGCGACGAAGACTAA
- a CDS encoding phosphatidylglycerophosphatase A translates to MANSNIQLHPPSEKKTLWAWLIGTFFGAGLLKPGPGTYGSIAAVLLWFIAAHIFPVSSLWLTIATIIAAIIVTLIGIPAATIVARESGREDPGHVVIDEVAGQLIALIAIPADWQHAALSLLLFRLFDILKPPPIRQLERLPEGTGIMLDDVAAGILALIVAQLAHLFF, encoded by the coding sequence ATGGCCAACTCCAACATCCAACTTCACCCACCCTCCGAAAAGAAAACCCTTTGGGCCTGGCTCATCGGCACCTTCTTCGGAGCAGGTCTGCTCAAACCCGGCCCTGGAACCTACGGCTCCATCGCCGCCGTCCTCCTCTGGTTCATCGCCGCCCATATCTTCCCCGTCAGCAGTCTTTGGCTGACCATCGCCACGATCATCGCAGCCATTATCGTCACCCTGATCGGCATTCCAGCCGCGACCATCGTAGCCCGCGAATCCGGCCGCGAAGATCCTGGTCACGTCGTCATCGATGAGGTCGCCGGCCAGCTCATCGCCCTCATCGCCATTCCCGCCGACTGGCAGCACGCCGCCCTGAGCCTCCTGCTCTTCCGCCTCTTCGACATCCTCAAGCCTCCACCGATTCGCCAGCTCGAACGTCTCCCCGAAGGCACAGGCATCATGCTCGACGATGTAGCCGCCGGTATTCTCGCCCTCATCGTCGCGCAACTGGCGCACCTCTTCTTCTAG